Proteins found in one Desulfofalx alkaliphila DSM 12257 genomic segment:
- a CDS encoding class I SAM-dependent methyltransferase has protein sequence MPADKCWLCKATALPIAEGRPAYYQCPSCDLIFIDQNYILSQDEEKERYLFHDNSLDNKGYVSMFKSFIDKAVTPYAGGVKKGLDFGCGPGPVLSKLLSDRGIEMEHYDPYFYNNVKFDGKEYHLITATEVFEHLRRPDQVLHFLKKHLAPEGILAVMTLFHGNSDFTSWWYKLDPTHICFYSHKTFHWIAEHYNFSILYLDSKNICVLQNSC, from the coding sequence ATGCCCGCCGACAAGTGCTGGTTGTGTAAGGCCACTGCCCTGCCAATAGCCGAGGGCCGGCCAGCTTATTATCAATGCCCCAGTTGTGATTTGATATTTATTGACCAAAATTACATATTAAGTCAGGATGAAGAAAAAGAAAGGTACTTGTTCCATGACAACAGCTTAGACAACAAAGGGTATGTAAGTATGTTTAAAAGCTTCATTGATAAGGCCGTCACACCTTACGCCGGCGGTGTGAAAAAGGGCCTTGACTTTGGCTGCGGGCCCGGCCCGGTCTTAAGCAAACTTCTTTCTGACAGGGGTATAGAAATGGAGCACTACGACCCCTACTTCTATAATAATGTGAAGTTTGACGGGAAAGAATACCATCTAATAACTGCCACTGAAGTTTTTGAACACCTGCGCCGTCCCGATCAGGTGCTGCACTTTTTAAAAAAGCATTTGGCACCGGAGGGGATATTGGCCGTAATGACCCTTTTCCACGGCAACAGCGACTTTACAAGCTGGTGGTACAAGCTGGATCCAACCCACATTTGTTTTTACAGCCATAAAACATTCCACTGGATAGCAGAGCATTATAACTTTAGTATTCTCTATCTTGACAGCAAAAATATTTGTGTTCTGCAAAATTCTTGTTAA
- a CDS encoding DUF2062 domain-containing protein, protein MDFKKTIEAFKKILNLKDCPYKLAKSLSLGFGLALLPLPGMNIFLSAVLAKLLRLNILAATLPGILLISVSPFLYVLNYKTGAMLIKSPEPPPEQMDIPYDLSFFSKIVDFFTHLGTAYLLGSFINACLVALLAYIGFLAFYKSAQKRTSSKDISENQSGEHPADEDLMMGFCNTKMAKNKPSKKTSG, encoded by the coding sequence GTGGACTTCAAGAAGACAATAGAGGCATTTAAAAAAATTTTAAACCTTAAAGACTGCCCTTATAAATTAGCTAAGAGTTTATCCTTGGGTTTTGGGCTGGCCCTGTTACCCCTGCCCGGTATGAATATATTTTTAAGTGCTGTGCTGGCAAAGCTATTAAGGCTAAATATATTGGCCGCTACCCTGCCCGGCATACTGCTCATATCGGTATCGCCGTTTCTTTATGTACTAAATTATAAAACCGGTGCCATGCTAATAAAAAGCCCAGAGCCCCCGCCCGAGCAAATGGATATTCCATATGATTTATCTTTTTTCAGTAAAATAGTAGATTTTTTTACCCATTTGGGTACGGCATATCTATTGGGCAGCTTTATTAATGCCTGCTTGGTGGCCCTGCTGGCCTATATTGGATTCTTAGCATTTTATAAGAGCGCACAAAAAAGAACAAGCAGCAAGGACATCAGTGAAAACCAATCCGGTGAGCATCCGGCTGATGAAGATTTAATGATGGGTTTCTGTAACACAAAAATGGCAAAGAATAAGCCTAGCAAAAAAACTTCCGGTTAA
- a CDS encoding YqaA family protein: MVSLLGQFVDIINQFGIVGLFIISFLDSFILPAPPELVFIPLGLANPHLALWYALIIVLASVLGGAVGYLIGLFGGRPLVYRMFKTEKVARLERLMLRHGSLAIFIISFSPIPYKLITITAGVLQTPLSKLILWSVIGRSARFVLEGLIIYYMGRAAQEFLTGPQFVYFTIAVGLLVLLVYLIYSVKKKTF; encoded by the coding sequence GTGGTCTCCTTACTGGGGCAATTTGTAGATATTATTAATCAATTTGGTATCGTAGGTTTATTTATAATATCTTTCCTCGATTCATTTATTTTGCCTGCTCCCCCGGAGCTTGTCTTTATTCCTCTGGGGTTAGCTAATCCACACCTGGCCCTATGGTATGCACTGATCATAGTGCTGGCCTCGGTCTTGGGTGGTGCCGTCGGCTACCTGATCGGCCTTTTTGGTGGCCGTCCCTTGGTATATCGAATGTTTAAGACTGAAAAGGTGGCCAGGTTGGAAAGACTAATGTTAAGGCATGGTTCCCTGGCCATTTTTATAATTTCCTTTTCGCCCATACCTTACAAACTGATTACCATAACAGCCGGGGTTTTGCAAACCCCTTTGAGCAAGCTGATACTGTGGTCTGTAATAGGCAGAAGTGCCAGATTTGTGCTGGAAGGGTTAATAATTTATTACATGGGAAGGGCCGCCCAAGAATTTTTAACCGGCCCGCAGTTCGTGTATTTCACCATTGCCGTCGGACTACTGGTGTTGCTTGTCTACCTGATATATAGTGTAAAGAAAAAAACTTTTTAG
- a CDS encoding TerC family protein has protein sequence MELFSVEFFTALFSIIVIDLVLAGDNAIVIGMAARNLPRENQRQVIILGTAGAIVIRVAATLLVVQLLKIPYLLLAGGLLLIWIAYKLLTDEKKVDVAPASSKIQAVRNIIIADAVMGLDNVLAVAGAAQGSFLLVVLGLLISVPIIVWGSTLVIRLIERFPVIIYFGAGVLAFTAGKMIFGDPLISPLAESYPWLKWSLTAVIIAGVLLAGKRKKQTVAEPH, from the coding sequence TTGGAATTGTTCTCGGTAGAATTTTTTACGGCCTTATTTTCAATTATTGTGATAGACCTGGTCTTGGCCGGGGATAATGCCATTGTTATAGGCATGGCTGCCCGTAACTTACCCAGGGAAAATCAGCGACAGGTGATTATTTTAGGTACCGCCGGAGCAATAGTAATTCGTGTGGCTGCTACGCTCTTGGTGGTGCAGTTGTTAAAAATACCCTATTTGCTGCTTGCGGGTGGCTTACTTCTTATTTGGATAGCCTATAAGCTATTAACAGACGAAAAAAAGGTCGATGTGGCACCTGCTTCATCAAAAATACAAGCCGTCAGAAATATAATTATAGCCGATGCAGTAATGGGATTAGATAACGTGCTGGCGGTGGCCGGTGCCGCCCAGGGGTCATTTTTGTTGGTGGTACTGGGACTGTTAATAAGTGTGCCCATAATTGTTTGGGGCAGTACTTTGGTTATCAGGCTTATTGAAAGATTCCCCGTAATTATTTACTTTGGGGCAGGGGTGCTGGCCTTTACCGCCGGAAAAATGATTTTTGGCGATCCTCTGATAAGCCCCTTGGCAGAGTCTTACCCCTGGTTAAAGTGGTCTTTGACAGCGGTTATTATAGCCGGTGTCTTGTTGGCCGGAAAAAGAAAAAAACAAACGGTGGCAGAACCCCATTAA
- a CDS encoding NAD(P)/FAD-dependent oxidoreductase, which produces MAIIGAGISGLACAHELERHGIEPDIFEQRSSSGELFSHVGAAMKLFIRPKRDPIEYLKTEFGIRLKPLNKLKTVQMNMPGLQRDVSGDLGYFLLRGHKENAVETQLSQLVKTKVQYNVTADYEEVSKQYDHVVVCTGNYQVAKSLGVWDNLFHSVLRGAVILGQFDVNTLHFWFNKKYNDTGYAYLTPFSQDMASVVLIVRNIGPEESDDYWHLFWENSGLKDRCKIIENFNLEHTSGFVYPHQVNNIILAGNAGGYLEPLFGFGLLAAVRSGVYAAQAIAEGKNYEKLLEPLNIDISRSILLREYLNIAGNRSMTLATRLVTTPGIKQVIYNSRIDVLKYGNWLLKALDKMTGERISRQ; this is translated from the coding sequence GTGGCAATTATAGGTGCAGGAATTTCCGGCTTGGCCTGTGCCCATGAGTTAGAGCGTCATGGGATTGAGCCGGACATCTTTGAGCAGAGAAGCAGTTCAGGGGAATTGTTTTCCCATGTGGGGGCGGCCATGAAGCTCTTCATCCGTCCCAAACGGGATCCAATAGAGTACCTAAAGACGGAGTTTGGCATCAGGCTAAAGCCCTTAAATAAGTTGAAAACGGTGCAAATGAACATGCCCGGTCTACAAAGGGATGTTTCCGGCGACCTCGGTTATTTTCTGTTGAGGGGGCATAAAGAGAATGCCGTTGAAACCCAATTATCCCAATTGGTTAAGACAAAGGTACAGTATAATGTAACCGCCGATTATGAAGAAGTAAGTAAGCAATATGATCATGTGGTGGTATGTACGGGAAACTATCAAGTGGCAAAAAGCCTAGGGGTTTGGGATAATTTGTTTCATTCTGTGCTTCGCGGCGCCGTCATTTTGGGACAGTTTGACGTTAATACCCTACACTTTTGGTTTAATAAAAAGTATAATGATACCGGTTATGCCTATTTAACACCCTTTAGTCAAGACATGGCATCGGTGGTATTGATTGTGCGAAACATTGGCCCCGAAGAATCGGACGATTATTGGCACCTCTTTTGGGAAAACTCAGGACTTAAAGACAGATGTAAAATTATAGAGAACTTTAACCTGGAACACACCTCCGGCTTTGTGTATCCCCATCAGGTGAATAATATTATACTGGCAGGTAACGCCGGAGGCTACCTGGAGCCCTTATTTGGTTTTGGTCTTTTGGCTGCCGTCAGATCAGGCGTGTATGCCGCCCAAGCCATAGCTGAGGGTAAAAACTATGAAAAACTTTTGGAACCCCTAAATATCGATATTAGTCGTTCAATACTGCTGAGGGAGTATCTCAATATTGCAGGTAACAGATCTATGACTTTGGCAACCCGGCTTGTCACCACGCCGGGCATAAAACAGGTGATTTATAACAGTAGAATTGATGTTTTGAAGTATGGAAATTGGCTGTTAAAGGCCCTTGATAAAATGACGGGGGAAAGAATATCAAGGCAGTAG
- a CDS encoding PRK06851 family protein has translation MAGRGKVKRFFPGGNTSLGFYSYYDYVIKPSATRMIIIKGGPGVGKSTIMRWIGEEMLNRGYDVEFHHCSSDSDSIDGIVIPAIQVAMVDGTAPHVTEPKNPGAVDEILYLGDYWNEDLLRKNKDKIMAAKARVSRLFKIAYCQLAEAKVIKDELDSYYDEASNWAMVNGTIHEIAKSIFSKADLQFKKIPEERHLFATAFTPKGKVHHLDSILQDVETLHLITGEAGAIASHMVGTLAHAVNIHGLDSEVYHCALEPEKVDLVVVPSIKLAILKEIPGISFKPQDLPEMKQVKTHDLNQFIDQDLLTVYDKEIRCCNERLHAAICRALSYIAAAKAEHDLMEKHYIPTMDFGAINAKRDEILRRILKYAEEFI, from the coding sequence ATGGCTGGAAGGGGAAAAGTTAAGAGGTTCTTTCCCGGCGGCAACACATCCCTTGGCTTTTATTCTTATTATGACTATGTCATAAAACCCTCTGCCACACGGATGATAATTATAAAGGGAGGGCCCGGGGTTGGTAAGTCCACAATAATGAGATGGATTGGAGAAGAAATGCTAAACCGGGGATATGATGTTGAATTTCACCACTGTTCTTCTGACAGCGACTCCATAGACGGTATTGTCATTCCCGCCATCCAAGTGGCCATGGTGGACGGCACAGCCCCGCATGTAACAGAACCGAAAAATCCCGGTGCAGTGGATGAAATACTTTACCTGGGCGACTATTGGAATGAAGACTTACTGCGCAAAAATAAAGACAAAATTATGGCCGCCAAGGCCCGGGTCAGCCGCTTGTTTAAAATTGCCTACTGCCAGTTGGCAGAGGCCAAGGTGATCAAAGATGAGCTGGACAGCTACTACGACGAGGCAAGCAACTGGGCCATGGTGAACGGGACAATTCACGAAATTGCTAAATCCATTTTCAGTAAAGCCGACCTTCAGTTTAAAAAGATACCTGAAGAAAGGCATCTTTTTGCCACCGCCTTTACTCCCAAGGGCAAGGTGCACCACCTGGACAGCATTCTACAGGATGTGGAAACCCTGCATCTAATCACCGGTGAAGCCGGCGCCATTGCTTCTCACATGGTTGGCACCTTAGCCCATGCCGTTAATATCCATGGACTGGACAGCGAAGTTTACCACTGTGCCTTGGAACCGGAAAAGGTTGACCTGGTGGTGGTTCCATCCATCAAGCTTGCCATTCTAAAAGAAATCCCCGGCATTAGCTTTAAACCCCAGGACCTTCCGGAAATGAAGCAGGTGAAAACCCATGACCTGAACCAATTTATCGATCAGGATCTACTGACTGTTTACGATAAGGAAATAAGGTGCTGCAATGAAAGGCTACATGCTGCCATCTGCCGGGCATTGAGCTACATTGCCGCTGCCAAAGCCGAGCATGACCTAATGGAAAAGCACTATATCCCAACCATGGACTTTGGGGCCATTAACGCTAAACGGGATGAAATTCTACGGCGGATATTAAAATATGCAGAAGAATTTATCTAA
- the gdhA gene encoding NADP-specific glutamate dehydrogenase, with amino-acid sequence MSYVSEVLEEVKTRNPNEPEFHQAVEKVLETLEPVLEKNPEYRELGIIERIVEPERQIIFRVPWVDDNGKVRVNRGFRVQFNSALGPYKGGIRFHPSVNLSIIKFLGFEQVFKNSLCGMPLGGGKGGADFDPKGKSDMEIMRFCQSFMTELAKHIGADTDVPAGDIGVGAREVGYMFGQYKRLQNVFEGVLTGKGLTYGGSLVRKEATGYGLVYFVNEMLKGKGESIQGKEVIISGSGNVAIYAAEKVTQLGGKVVAMSDSSAYIYNRDGLDIPLIKQLKEVERKRISEYSQPGTKVGNVSSDIWSEKCDIALPCATQNELDEKAAELLVANGVMAVSEGANMPSTPGAVRVFQENKVLFGPAKASNAGGVATSALEMTQNSMRYSWTFEEVDAKLQQIMQNIYNNASKAAKDYGAEGNLVAGANIAGFIKVAEAMKAQGVI; translated from the coding sequence ATGAGTTATGTGTCGGAAGTTTTAGAAGAGGTCAAAACAAGGAACCCAAACGAACCTGAATTTCATCAGGCGGTAGAAAAGGTGCTGGAAACATTAGAGCCGGTTTTAGAAAAAAACCCTGAATACCGTGAATTGGGTATTATAGAAAGAATTGTAGAGCCCGAAAGGCAGATAATTTTTAGGGTACCCTGGGTGGATGATAATGGAAAAGTCCGCGTAAACAGAGGTTTTAGGGTACAGTTTAACTCTGCCCTTGGACCCTATAAGGGCGGCATTAGATTCCATCCCTCAGTAAATTTGAGCATTATTAAGTTTTTAGGATTCGAGCAGGTATTTAAAAACTCCCTATGCGGAATGCCCCTGGGCGGGGGTAAGGGCGGCGCTGATTTTGATCCCAAGGGCAAATCCGATATGGAAATAATGCGTTTCTGCCAAAGTTTTATGACTGAGCTTGCAAAACATATTGGGGCAGACACCGACGTGCCCGCAGGTGACATTGGCGTAGGGGCCAGGGAAGTGGGCTATATGTTTGGTCAATACAAGCGCCTGCAGAATGTTTTTGAGGGTGTGCTCACCGGCAAGGGTTTAACCTATGGCGGTTCGCTGGTGCGGAAAGAAGCCACCGGCTATGGCTTGGTTTACTTTGTTAACGAAATGTTAAAGGGCAAGGGAGAAAGCATTCAAGGCAAGGAAGTAATTATTTCCGGTTCGGGCAATGTGGCAATTTACGCTGCGGAAAAGGTTACCCAATTGGGCGGTAAAGTTGTTGCCATGTCTGATTCCAGTGCCTACATTTACAACAGGGACGGTTTAGACATACCCTTGATTAAACAATTAAAGGAAGTGGAAAGAAAACGGATTAGCGAGTATTCTCAGCCGGGCACTAAAGTAGGAAATGTAAGTTCCGATATTTGGTCAGAGAAATGCGACATCGCCCTGCCCTGTGCCACTCAAAATGAGCTGGATGAAAAGGCAGCTGAGCTCTTGGTTGCCAACGGTGTAATGGCGGTAAGCGAAGGGGCAAACATGCCCTCCACCCCTGGGGCCGTTCGTGTTTTCCAAGAGAATAAGGTGCTCTTTGGGCCGGCTAAAGCCTCCAATGCCGGCGGTGTGGCCACATCTGCCCTAGAAATGACCCAAAACAGCATGAGATACTCATGGACCTTCGAAGAGGTTGATGCAAAACTGCAGCAAATTATGCAGAATATTTATAATAACGCTTCTAAGGCAGCCAAGGATTATGGCGCCGAAGGAAACCTGGTTGCCGGTGCAAACATAGCCGGATTTATAAAAGTTGCCGAAGCAATGAAAGCACAGGGTGTAATCTAG
- the glnA gene encoding type I glutamate--ammonia ligase, whose protein sequence is MPKYTADDVRALCKEHNVKFIRLQFTDIFGVLKNVAITVEQLDKALNNELMFDGSSIEGFVRIEESDMYLRPDPNTFLIFPWQPRDGATARLICDIYNYDGTPFIGDPRYVLRRAIKEAKDMGYTMNVGPEAEFFLFHVDADGRPTTVTHDRAGYFDMTPVDLGEDARRDMVLVLDEMGYEVEASHHEVAPGQHEIDFKFSDALDVADKIVTFKFVVRTIAQRHGLHATFMPKPIFGEAGSGMHMNMSLMRGNENAFYDPSTANQLSDTALYFVGGIMEHVKAITAITNPQINSYKRLTTGYEAPVYIAWSARNRSPLIRVPAKRGMSTRIELRSPDPSCNPYLALAVCLSAGLDGIRNKKMPPAPCDFNIYEMTEEERAKLGIGRLPQDMRDALIELNKNEVIKRALGPHVLDRFVEAKQIEWERYCMQVHPWELEEYLTKY, encoded by the coding sequence GTGCCAAAATATACGGCAGATGATGTAAGGGCTTTATGTAAAGAACACAATGTAAAGTTTATTCGTTTGCAGTTTACAGATATTTTTGGGGTATTAAAAAATGTGGCCATAACTGTAGAACAGCTGGATAAAGCATTAAATAACGAGCTAATGTTTGACGGTTCGTCCATTGAAGGTTTCGTGCGCATTGAAGAATCGGATATGTACCTGCGGCCGGACCCCAATACCTTTTTGATATTTCCCTGGCAGCCCCGGGACGGAGCCACAGCACGGTTAATCTGTGACATTTACAACTACGACGGCACTCCCTTTATTGGTGATCCCCGTTACGTATTGCGCCGGGCTATAAAAGAGGCCAAAGATATGGGATACACCATGAACGTGGGCCCGGAGGCAGAGTTTTTCCTCTTTCATGTGGATGCTGACGGCAGGCCAACCACCGTTACCCACGACCGGGCCGGTTATTTCGATATGACCCCGGTTGATTTGGGTGAAGATGCCCGCCGGGATATGGTGTTGGTGTTGGATGAAATGGGCTACGAAGTAGAGGCTTCCCACCACGAAGTGGCCCCCGGCCAGCATGAAATAGACTTTAAATTTTCCGATGCCCTGGATGTGGCGGATAAAATAGTTACCTTTAAATTTGTTGTGCGCACCATTGCCCAGCGTCACGGTCTGCACGCCACCTTCATGCCCAAACCAATTTTTGGGGAAGCGGGCTCAGGGATGCACATGAATATGTCCTTAATGCGCGGCAATGAAAATGCTTTCTATGATCCGTCCACAGCAAATCAATTAAGTGATACCGCCCTGTATTTTGTGGGTGGCATCATGGAGCATGTTAAGGCCATCACTGCCATTACCAACCCGCAAATTAACTCCTATAAACGTTTGACAACCGGCTATGAGGCGCCTGTTTATATTGCTTGGTCTGCGCGCAACCGCAGCCCCCTAATTAGGGTTCCGGCCAAAAGAGGAATGTCTACCCGCATTGAGCTGCGCAGTCCCGATCCGTCTTGTAACCCATACCTGGCATTGGCAGTATGTTTAAGCGCCGGTTTAGACGGTATAAGGAATAAAAAAATGCCGCCGGCCCCCTGTGACTTTAATATTTACGAAATGACAGAGGAAGAGCGGGCAAAATTGGGCATTGGCCGCTTGCCCCAAGATATGCGTGATGCTTTGATCGAGCTTAACAAGAACGAAGTGATAAAGAGGGCCTTAGGCCCCCATGTACTGGACAGATTTGTGGAAGCAAAACAGATAGAGTGGGAACGTTATTGCATGCAGGTGCACCCATGGGAATTGGAAGAGTACCTAACTAAGTATTAG
- a CDS encoding SLC13 family permease, with product MTKQVSKKGFSELAKVAIYLVIVAIGWFMPPMGAITDIGMKLIFVFIAAVYAWSVSSETWPSLLTFVLIPATGVIPFKDFITAGWGTETALFIVLMFILVKFLEEQGVSQFIAAWMLKRKFLQGHPWRMFFMILLVAYLICSLINIFVGIFLVWGVVYSISKSLGFKPYDKFPTVVIFGVAVMGALSLTAMPWGTNSIVLLAFFGNLVGAPIDLAKYITFTVPYGLVVIAAYLLLSKFVYRLDVSGLKNMDDSFINDADLELTPTKK from the coding sequence ATGACCAAACAAGTGAGTAAGAAAGGTTTTTCAGAATTAGCGAAAGTAGCCATTTATTTAGTTATTGTTGCAATTGGTTGGTTTATGCCGCCTATGGGTGCCATCACAGACATTGGCATGAAACTTATTTTTGTCTTTATTGCTGCAGTTTATGCTTGGAGTGTAAGCTCCGAAACATGGCCAAGCCTATTAACCTTTGTGTTAATACCGGCCACCGGAGTTATACCCTTTAAAGATTTCATCACTGCCGGTTGGGGTACCGAAACTGCTTTGTTTATTGTATTAATGTTCATTTTGGTTAAATTTTTGGAAGAACAAGGGGTCAGTCAGTTTATTGCTGCTTGGATGTTGAAAAGAAAATTTTTGCAGGGCCACCCATGGCGCATGTTTTTCATGATTCTTTTGGTTGCTTACTTAATTTGTAGCTTGATTAACATATTTGTCGGTATATTCCTGGTATGGGGAGTTGTGTACAGCATATCTAAAAGCCTTGGGTTTAAACCCTATGATAAGTTCCCGACGGTAGTTATTTTCGGTGTAGCGGTAATGGGGGCACTTAGTTTAACGGCTATGCCATGGGGAACTAACTCCATCGTACTCTTGGCCTTCTTTGGCAACCTCGTTGGCGCTCCCATAGATTTGGCCAAGTATATTACATTCACTGTGCCATATGGCCTTGTGGTTATTGCCGCATATTTACTGTTGAGCAAGTTTGTTTACCGCCTTGATGTCAGTGGTTTAAAAAACATGGACGACAGCTTTATAAACGATGCAGACTTAGAATTAACTCCCACTAAAAAATAG
- a CDS encoding aryl-sulfate sulfotransferase — protein sequence MTVKFKKFDHIIDEQYQAEQAFLAEYQKGEYTFDNPYVKLNPYLIAPLTALVMFKTAEPLAVTITVKGKEKAGDISFEFPEATEHTIPVYGLYADYDNRVELALSNGEKTVLSIKTEPAPDKVKPVTKIDTTPEYFEDNIMFVTPTSNVLVTGYDYKGDVRWYTTMGLCWDLKRSKNGRLLIGTQRLVTPPYHVTGVYEMGMIGKIYKEYRLPDGYHHDCIEMEDGNLIMLTQELARGTVEDMCVLVDRETGKILKRWDYQKVLPQDVGGSGSQDAHDWFHNNAVWYDKKTHTLTLSGRHQDAIINIDYDTGELNWVIGDPEGWPQDFVDKYFFKPVGDGDFDWQYEQHACIVLPDGDIMAFDNGHYRAKVKEKYIPAKDNFSRGVRYRIDTEKMEIEQVWQYGKERGAEFFSCYICNVEYYDEGHYMIHSGGIGKKDGEYCDEPPVLGDESEVELNSITVEVKDDVVMYEMHLPGNYYRAEKVKLYSDKDVLTWGKGQLLGSLGVTEEFTTIPPTQPGGAVPEKYNVRIGQEVDRLIFKAAFEKGQLVMLQLEGDTTHSYFIPTTKRPFLAMCVGTFQEADDRAVEFPISTEGLSGEFKISLIVDDYKYDTGVTVQL from the coding sequence ATGACGGTAAAGTTTAAGAAGTTTGACCACATTATTGATGAACAATACCAAGCCGAACAAGCCTTTTTGGCTGAATATCAAAAAGGGGAGTATACATTCGACAACCCTTATGTTAAGCTAAATCCATATCTAATTGCACCCTTAACTGCCTTGGTAATGTTTAAAACGGCAGAACCCCTTGCGGTAACCATTACTGTAAAGGGCAAAGAAAAAGCCGGCGATATTAGTTTTGAATTTCCGGAAGCCACTGAGCACACCATTCCTGTTTATGGTCTTTACGCCGACTACGATAACCGGGTGGAATTAGCCCTATCCAACGGAGAGAAAACTGTTCTTAGCATTAAAACAGAGCCGGCGCCGGATAAAGTTAAACCGGTAACCAAAATCGACACCACCCCTGAATATTTTGAAGATAACATTATGTTTGTTACCCCCACATCTAACGTACTGGTAACAGGCTATGATTATAAAGGAGACGTTCGCTGGTATACTACCATGGGCCTTTGCTGGGACCTCAAGAGATCTAAAAACGGCCGTCTGCTCATTGGAACCCAACGTTTGGTTACCCCACCCTATCACGTGACCGGGGTTTATGAGATGGGCATGATTGGCAAAATCTATAAAGAATATCGCCTGCCTGACGGTTACCACCACGACTGTATTGAAATGGAAGACGGCAACCTGATAATGTTAACCCAAGAACTGGCCAGGGGTACCGTTGAGGATATGTGCGTATTGGTTGACCGCGAAACCGGGAAAATTTTAAAGAGATGGGACTACCAAAAGGTACTGCCCCAGGATGTGGGCGGCTCCGGCAGCCAGGATGCCCATGACTGGTTCCACAACAATGCCGTTTGGTACGACAAAAAGACTCATACCTTAACCTTGTCCGGACGCCACCAGGACGCCATTATCAACATTGACTACGATACCGGTGAATTGAATTGGGTTATCGGCGACCCAGAGGGCTGGCCCCAGGACTTTGTTGACAAGTACTTCTTTAAGCCGGTGGGCGACGGAGATTTTGACTGGCAGTATGAGCAGCACGCTTGTATTGTATTACCCGACGGTGACATCATGGCCTTCGACAACGGTCACTACCGGGCAAAAGTGAAAGAAAAATATATTCCGGCCAAGGACAACTTCTCCCGCGGTGTAAGATATAGAATTGATACTGAAAAGATGGAAATTGAGCAGGTATGGCAGTATGGTAAAGAAAGAGGAGCGGAATTTTTCTCTTGCTATATCTGTAACGTAGAATACTACGACGAGGGTCACTATATGATTCACTCCGGTGGTATCGGTAAGAAGGACGGAGAATACTGTGATGAACCGCCGGTACTGGGTGATGAAAGTGAAGTGGAACTAAATTCCATCACTGTAGAGGTTAAAGACGACGTGGTGATGTACGAGATGCATCTGCCGGGCAACTATTACCGTGCCGAAAAAGTAAAGCTGTACAGTGATAAGGATGTATTGACCTGGGGTAAGGGCCAACTGCTTGGCAGCTTGGGAGTTACCGAGGAGTTCACCACCATTCCTCCAACTCAACCTGGCGGTGCCGTTCCGGAAAAATACAATGTCAGAATTGGACAGGAAGTAGACAGACTTATCTTCAAGGCAGCCTTTGAGAAGGGACAATTGGTAATGCTGCAATTGGAAGGTGACACAACCCATAGTTACTTTATTCCAACCACCAAGCGTCCATTCTTGGCAATGTGCGTAGGTACCTTCCAAGAAGCTGACGACCGTGCAGTGGAGTTTCCTATCAGCACAGAGGGCTTGTCAGGTGAATTTAAGATATCCTTGATTGTTGATGATTATAAGTATGACACAGGGGTAACTGTTCAGCTATAA